The following proteins are co-located in the Spirosoma montaniterrae genome:
- a CDS encoding oxidoreductase, producing the protein MSPLSHKTALLIGATGLIGDLLTHRLVNSSTYDKVKVLARKPLGWQHPHLQEILFDFDHPNGLLIQADDIFCCLGTTMKKAGSRDAFRKVDYQYPIDIARLGLMNGAQQFAIVTAMGADTESTFYYNRVKGEVERDLAALNYSTLLIFRPSLLLGNRAENRLGERLAEGAMRLFNPLIPAKYKGVEAAKVANAMFQTTQQGLTGKHIFESDALQTF; encoded by the coding sequence ATGTCTCCACTCTCTCACAAAACGGCCTTACTAATTGGCGCAACGGGCTTGATAGGCGACTTGTTAACTCATCGCTTAGTCAATTCATCTACCTACGACAAAGTTAAGGTGTTGGCCCGCAAGCCCTTAGGCTGGCAGCACCCGCATTTACAGGAAATCTTGTTTGACTTCGATCATCCAAATGGATTATTAATTCAGGCCGATGATATTTTTTGTTGCCTCGGCACAACCATGAAGAAAGCAGGTTCGCGCGATGCATTCCGGAAAGTTGATTATCAATATCCTATCGACATTGCCCGGTTAGGTTTGATGAATGGTGCTCAACAATTTGCCATTGTGACGGCTATGGGTGCCGATACCGAATCAACGTTTTATTACAACCGGGTGAAAGGCGAGGTTGAACGCGATTTGGCCGCTCTGAATTACTCAACACTGCTCATCTTCCGCCCGTCGCTCCTGCTGGGTAATCGCGCTGAAAACCGGTTAGGCGAGCGATTGGCCGAAGGAGCCATGCGGTTGTTCAACCCACTTATACCCGCCAAATACAAGGGCGTAGAAGCTGCGAAGGTCGCCAATGCCATGTTTCAAACCACTCAGCAGGGCCTGACGGGCAAGCACATTTTTGAGTCAGACGCGTTGCAGACGTTTTGA
- the atpB gene encoding F0F1 ATP synthase subunit A: MMRSTLHRLLLAIALILSPVAFSQAQEHGHDDHAAAQHGEQKGKFDVGGMIMHHIKDDHGWEFAHGVTLPLPIILYSQDRGLEVFSSSRLAHGQVYNDYKLEHGKIHRVDAAGNENHEAHFYNFSITKNVASLMLSAVIMLLVFTSVRRGYEKNKGKAPKGLQSFLEPIILFVRDEIAKPSIGPKYTKFLPYLLTLFFFILINNLLGLLPGAANLTGNIAVTLVLALITFLIVTFSGNKHYWMHIFKPSGVPVALLPIMVPVEIVGVFMKPLSLMIRLFANITAGHIIILSLLGLIFMANSLGGMTTSIAISPVVLFFTLFLNLIELLVAFLQAFIFTLLTAMYIGSAVEEHHEADHGIGYEGAEAH; encoded by the coding sequence ATGATGCGTTCGACTCTTCATAGATTGTTATTAGCTATTGCGCTCATTTTGAGTCCGGTAGCTTTCTCGCAGGCGCAAGAACACGGGCACGACGACCACGCAGCGGCTCAACACGGCGAACAGAAAGGGAAATTTGATGTGGGTGGAATGATTATGCACCACATTAAAGACGACCACGGTTGGGAATTTGCTCATGGCGTTACGCTGCCGTTGCCAATTATTTTGTACTCGCAGGACCGGGGTCTGGAAGTATTCTCATCGTCGCGGCTGGCGCATGGTCAGGTTTATAACGACTATAAACTTGAGCACGGCAAAATTCACCGGGTCGATGCGGCTGGTAACGAGAATCACGAAGCGCATTTTTATAATTTTTCGATTACGAAGAACGTAGCGTCGCTCATGTTGAGTGCCGTTATTATGTTGCTAGTATTTACGTCGGTTCGGCGGGGTTATGAGAAGAACAAAGGCAAGGCACCCAAAGGATTACAGTCGTTCTTAGAGCCAATTATTCTGTTTGTTCGCGACGAAATCGCCAAACCGAGCATTGGTCCGAAATACACGAAGTTTTTGCCGTATTTGCTGACGCTGTTCTTCTTTATTCTTATCAACAACCTGCTGGGGCTGCTGCCTGGCGCGGCCAACCTCACAGGTAACATTGCCGTTACGCTCGTACTGGCCCTGATTACGTTCCTGATTGTGACCTTCAGTGGTAATAAACATTACTGGATGCACATTTTTAAGCCGTCGGGCGTTCCGGTGGCGTTGTTGCCAATCATGGTGCCGGTCGAAATTGTGGGCGTGTTCATGAAACCGCTTTCACTGATGATCCGATTGTTTGCCAACATCACGGCGGGGCACATCATTATTCTGAGTTTGCTCGGCCTGATTTTTATGGCGAACAGCCTCGGCGGTATGACTACAAGCATCGCAATCAGCCCGGTTGTGCTGTTCTTTACCCTGTTTCTGAACCTGATCGAACTGCTGGTGGCGTTTCTCCAAGCGTTCATCTTTACGTTGCTGACGGCCATGTACATTGGCAGCGCGGTTGAGGAACATCACGAAGCCGATCACGGTATCGGTTACGAAGGCGCGGAAGCGCATTAA
- a CDS encoding ATP-binding protein, whose product METHLSTDALLRSVFDTVPYGILVFQTIRNQHTNEPTDLRLTMVNAHGAREMGSIPAVVTGKLYSELFCTIQDVERYQKTLAVVKTGMPFRYEIKQVSTRDGELHWYDVFVQKLDDGVVMTVMDMSGRKRAELNASRQTALLQNVVDQSPAGVVLTEPIYNASGHIVDFRYQLTNKLNAELTGYTIEQMVGQPISALFPGWQQLSLFESMVSVLQTGEPRQYTEEYNNYGVKGWFEYYFVKMEDAVLLMFLDVTRLKTAQVAQQQQADLLQNVVRNSPTGIVLYEAVRDAETGHIIDFIHALSNPTNDNVTGRPNGGVVGLQVLEYYPTNRTNGHFDILIEVVETGQPQRQLLDYRAHGINGWYDAQYVKQGDGVLFTYLDVTESQLYRSQLEMANRELKRSNDNLQQFAYVASHDLQEPLRKIQSFGNLLQIQAGAGLGETARDYITRMQQSAERMSLLIKDLLSYSRLSVQPDQHEPVSLAELISDIFDDLGIVIEQTQATVSAGDLPVVLGNQLQLYQLFQNLVSNALKFSSIDRTDASAPTVSITARKLSGPALLEPGIPLELSTGSVDQCFQEISIQDNGIGFDEKYLDRIFQVFQRLHGKSQFAGSGVGLAICKKVVENHGGAITATSQLGKGATFRVYLPG is encoded by the coding sequence ATGGAAACACACCTTTCTACAGACGCCCTGCTTCGTTCGGTTTTCGATACGGTTCCTTATGGCATCTTAGTCTTTCAGACAATACGTAATCAGCACACGAATGAACCGACAGATTTGCGTCTGACAATGGTCAACGCGCACGGCGCACGCGAGATGGGCAGCATACCGGCGGTAGTAACTGGAAAATTATATAGTGAATTGTTTTGTACGATCCAGGACGTCGAGCGATACCAGAAAACATTGGCTGTTGTAAAAACTGGTATGCCGTTTCGATACGAAATAAAACAGGTGTCGACGCGAGACGGTGAACTTCATTGGTACGACGTTTTTGTACAGAAGTTAGACGATGGCGTAGTCATGACGGTCATGGACATGAGTGGCCGAAAACGGGCCGAGTTGAATGCCAGTCGGCAAACGGCTCTGTTGCAGAACGTTGTTGATCAGAGTCCCGCCGGCGTAGTACTAACGGAACCCATCTACAATGCTTCGGGTCATATTGTTGATTTTCGCTATCAGTTAACGAATAAACTTAATGCTGAGCTTACAGGCTACACCATTGAGCAAATGGTAGGCCAGCCAATTTCGGCCCTGTTTCCGGGCTGGCAGCAACTCTCGCTATTCGAGTCGATGGTAAGTGTGCTCCAAACGGGGGAACCACGGCAGTACACCGAAGAATACAACAATTACGGTGTAAAAGGCTGGTTTGAGTACTATTTCGTAAAGATGGAAGACGCTGTTCTGCTGATGTTTCTGGATGTAACCCGGTTGAAAACGGCGCAGGTGGCTCAGCAGCAACAGGCCGATTTGTTACAAAACGTAGTGCGTAATTCGCCGACGGGTATTGTACTGTACGAGGCCGTTCGGGATGCCGAAACGGGCCATATCATAGATTTTATACACGCGTTGTCGAACCCTACCAATGATAACGTGACGGGTCGTCCGAACGGTGGCGTGGTAGGCTTACAGGTACTTGAATATTACCCCACCAACCGCACAAACGGTCACTTCGATATACTGATAGAGGTGGTAGAAACCGGCCAGCCTCAACGCCAGTTGCTCGACTATCGGGCGCACGGCATCAATGGCTGGTACGACGCCCAGTACGTGAAACAGGGCGACGGCGTGTTGTTTACCTACCTCGATGTAACGGAAAGTCAGCTTTATCGCAGCCAGCTCGAAATGGCCAACCGCGAACTGAAACGCTCGAACGACAACCTTCAGCAATTTGCCTACGTAGCCAGTCACGATTTGCAGGAACCGCTCCGCAAAATTCAGTCGTTTGGTAATCTGCTTCAGATACAGGCCGGGGCAGGGCTGGGTGAAACTGCCCGCGACTACATTACGCGAATGCAGCAGTCTGCCGAGCGAATGTCACTGTTAATCAAAGATTTACTATCCTATTCACGCTTATCCGTACAGCCAGATCAGCACGAGCCTGTATCGCTTGCCGAACTAATCTCCGACATATTCGATGATCTTGGTATAGTGATTGAGCAAACACAAGCCACCGTCTCGGCGGGTGATTTGCCGGTTGTGCTGGGTAATCAGCTTCAGTTGTATCAATTATTCCAGAATTTAGTGAGCAATGCATTGAAGTTTTCGAGTATCGACAGAACAGATGCATCGGCTCCCACCGTGTCGATAACGGCACGCAAACTAAGTGGCCCTGCTCTTTTAGAACCGGGTATTCCGCTTGAGTTGTCTACCGGGTCAGTCGACCAGTGCTTTCAAGAAATCAGCATACAGGACAACGGTATCGGCTTCGACGAAAAATACTTAGATCGTATCTTTCAGGTATTTCAGCGGCTGCATGGTAAAAGCCAGTTCGCCGGGTCGGGTGTGGGTCTGGCAATCTGTAAAAAAGTGGTCGAGAACCACGGCGGAGCCATCACTGCCACCAGTCAGCTTGGCAAAGGAGCCACGTTTCGCGTGTATTTGCCGGGATAA
- a CDS encoding GNAT family N-acetyltransferase has translation MILQIRDAIEQDAPAIYTFLCDLEEETLDLDRFMAVYQYNLTNPAAFYLIAERADEVVGFVSCYVQYALHHVGKVGEIQELYVRPDCRNERIGRQLITAITELSHRENLINLEVTTNQKRADTVRFYEREGFQRTHYKLVKPVQI, from the coding sequence ATGATATTACAAATCAGGGATGCTATCGAACAGGACGCACCCGCCATTTATACGTTTCTGTGCGATTTGGAGGAAGAGACGCTCGACCTGGACCGTTTTATGGCGGTATATCAGTACAATCTGACAAATCCGGCGGCTTTTTATCTCATTGCCGAACGTGCGGATGAGGTTGTAGGCTTTGTCAGTTGTTATGTGCAATATGCCTTGCACCACGTCGGCAAAGTTGGCGAAATTCAGGAGTTGTATGTCCGGCCCGATTGCCGCAACGAACGCATTGGGCGACAATTAATAACTGCCATAACCGAACTTTCGCATCGTGAAAACCTAATCAATCTGGAAGTAACGACGAATCAAAAACGTGCCGATACCGTTCGATTCTACGAACGTGAAGGTTTTCAGCGAACCCATTACAAACTTGTCAAACCCGTTCAAATCTGA
- a CDS encoding F0F1 ATP synthase subunit B, which translates to MDLLTPDLGLLFWQVIVFVGLFLILRAFAWGPITASLNERENNIQSALDLAEKTRAEMAALKADNEKLLAQARTERDAILRGAKETADKMVADSREKAEAEGKRMLEQAREAMQNERQALVAQMKKEVVTLSLDIAEKVLRKELSDKGAQAKLVADLVSQSRLN; encoded by the coding sequence ATGGATTTGCTTACTCCTGACCTTGGCTTGCTGTTCTGGCAAGTTATTGTGTTTGTCGGTCTGTTCCTCATTTTGCGTGCGTTTGCCTGGGGGCCGATTACGGCCAGCCTGAACGAGCGCGAAAACAATATTCAGTCGGCTCTGGATCTGGCTGAGAAAACAAGGGCTGAAATGGCCGCGCTGAAAGCCGACAACGAAAAGCTGCTGGCACAGGCCCGCACAGAACGCGACGCTATTCTGCGCGGTGCAAAAGAAACCGCCGATAAAATGGTGGCCGATTCGCGCGAGAAAGCCGAAGCCGAAGGCAAGCGTATGCTGGAACAGGCCCGCGAAGCCATGCAGAACGAGCGGCAGGCGTTGGTAGCCCAAATGAAAAAAGAAGTGGTTACACTTTCGCTCGACATTGCGGAGAAAGTACTGCGTAAAGAACTGAGCGACAAAGGCGCACAGGCAAAATTAGTTGCGGACCTTGTGTCGCAGTCACGTTTAAACTAA
- a CDS encoding serine hydrolase — MRYLSTYLFLCCLTFVNNPISAQHTKRKTNLDLQLKDALAGFRGDAGVYVRNLRTGETVAINADTLFPTASTIKVPIMCGLFDKIHKGELKYGQELVYKDSLHYDDGITGQLRDGAKIPLSEVVMLMETVSDNTASLWCQALAGGGTAINAWLDANGFPKTRVNSRTPGREAFRSRYGWGQTTPRELAELMVYIRQGRAISPDASEEMYRNLGRQYWDNDALSQIPPDIKVATKNGAVNRSRSEVVLVHAPHGEYVFCLMTKNQQDESWERANEGFTLLRTVSALLWRHFEPKSTWKPAVGHEKWW; from the coding sequence ATGCGCTACTTATCTACATACCTGTTTCTGTGCTGTTTAACATTCGTCAATAACCCTATTTCAGCCCAACACACCAAACGCAAAACCAACCTCGACCTGCAATTGAAGGATGCCCTCGCTGGCTTCCGGGGCGACGCAGGCGTGTATGTCCGCAACCTGCGCACAGGCGAAACCGTAGCCATCAACGCCGACACACTGTTCCCAACCGCCAGCACTATCAAAGTCCCAATCATGTGCGGTTTGTTCGATAAAATTCACAAAGGCGAACTCAAATACGGCCAGGAATTGGTCTACAAAGACTCGCTGCATTACGATGATGGCATTACGGGCCAATTACGCGACGGGGCTAAAATTCCGCTGAGTGAAGTGGTAATGCTGATGGAAACCGTAAGCGATAACACGGCCAGTTTGTGGTGTCAGGCACTTGCCGGGGGAGGAACAGCCATTAACGCGTGGCTCGATGCCAACGGGTTCCCGAAAACGCGTGTCAACTCCCGAACGCCGGGCCGCGAAGCTTTCCGGTCGCGCTACGGCTGGGGCCAAACCACCCCCCGCGAGTTAGCCGAATTGATGGTCTATATCCGGCAGGGCCGCGCCATTAGCCCCGACGCCAGCGAGGAAATGTACCGAAATCTGGGGCGACAATATTGGGACAACGACGCCCTTTCACAGATACCGCCCGACATAAAAGTGGCAACTAAAAACGGGGCCGTAAACCGGTCTCGGTCAGAAGTGGTGCTGGTTCATGCGCCCCACGGCGAGTACGTTTTTTGCCTGATGACCAAAAACCAACAGGACGAAAGCTGGGAACGCGCCAACGAAGGCTTCACACTGCTCCGTACCGTTTCGGCCCTGCTGTGGCGGCATTTCGAACCAAAGTCCACCTGGAAACCAGCCGTAGGTCATGAAAAGTGGTGGTGA
- the atpH gene encoding ATP synthase F1 subunit delta → MAVATVASRYAKSLLDLAKEQGITDTLYADMKFFRNTLTDNRQLNLILKNPIVRAEKKNAIVKSVFGNRLSPVMMSFLGIVARKNREAIVDSIADEFISQYDRMKGIQHAVVITTMPLTESLRETFKAMIAKETGLTQIELEERIDPKLIGGYVLRIGDRQIDGSIRSQLNNIRLQFMN, encoded by the coding sequence ATGGCTGTTGCTACCGTAGCATCCCGATATGCCAAGTCGCTGCTGGATTTGGCGAAAGAGCAGGGCATTACTGATACGCTCTATGCCGACATGAAGTTTTTTCGGAATACGCTGACCGATAATCGGCAGTTGAACCTCATTCTGAAGAACCCCATTGTACGGGCCGAAAAGAAGAACGCTATTGTAAAAAGCGTTTTTGGTAATCGGTTGAGTCCCGTTATGATGTCGTTTCTGGGCATTGTAGCTCGTAAAAACCGCGAAGCCATCGTTGATTCGATTGCTGATGAATTCATCAGTCAGTACGACCGAATGAAAGGCATTCAGCACGCGGTTGTAATTACGACCATGCCACTGACCGAATCACTGCGCGAGACGTTTAAAGCGATGATCGCTAAAGAAACGGGACTGACGCAGATTGAACTTGAAGAACGAATCGATCCTAAATTGATTGGTGGTTACGTGCTACGTATCGGCGACCGGCAAATCGATGGGTCAATTCGGAGCCAACTGAATAATATCCGGTTGCAGTTTATGAATTAA
- the atpE gene encoding ATP synthase F0 subunit C gives MFAMLFALLLEATGSVAVMGAAVGAGLAAIGAGLGIGRIGGSAMEGIARQPEAAGRIQTAMLIIAALIEAVALFAAVICLLVATA, from the coding sequence ATGTTCGCAATGTTGTTTGCTTTGTTGCTGGAGGCCACGGGTAGCGTAGCCGTTATGGGTGCTGCCGTTGGGGCTGGTCTGGCTGCTATCGGTGCAGGTCTGGGTATCGGTCGTATCGGTGGTAGTGCGATGGAAGGTATTGCCCGTCAGCCCGAAGCTGCTGGCCGTATCCAAACCGCCATGCTGATCATCGCGGCTCTTATCGAAGCCGTGGCTCTGTTCGCAGCCGTTATCTGTCTGCTGGTTGCTACGGCCTAA
- a CDS encoding glutaminase family protein, whose amino-acid sequence MLPLSATSQPGTTRRVALNPPATPLITIDPYTSIWSFGSQLNADVTRHWTGQPHQLNGLIRVDGQTFRFMGNPTFAGQTLMASAQRQAYQARYVTDKPLTDNWTKPDFDDSQWATGRGTFGSRDSDPTKWTTPDIYVRRVVELDQVPDGRLLVSAIQNDNYELFINGERVAKASGVSPDYRLTPTNRNVSEVLRKGKNVIAFHSQNFAGPGFVDIGLVEERPMGFKTATQTNRQMNATQSEFTFTAAGIELVITFTAPLLMDNLDVLSRPVQYISYRARSTDGKTHDVQLYTDASAELAVNTPNQLVTWQRGRTTAPGPQLDYMRVGTVDQKVLGRKGDDVRIDWGHMYLASAVEPGTSRRIGSLASTLNQFEREGRVTDLHERMPRVVSDSLPVLATSMNLGNVGEKTVSRHMLIGYDDVKSVEFFGQPLNAWWRRSGDKSMEQALQDAETDYAKLRAKCDAFDKQLYNDALAAGGPTYAELCVLTYRQAIAAHKLVAGPKGEAFFFSKENFSNGSIGTVDVTYPSAPLFLLYNPTLLKGMLEPIFQYSESGRWTKPFAAHDVGTYPLANGQTYGEDMPVEECGNMLVLTAAIAAVEGNANYARQHWPTLTTWTNYLIENGFDPTNQLCTDDFAGHIARNANLSIKAIMGIASYGYLAGKMGDKATEKKHIDLARELARKWMKLADNGDHYSLTFENPGTWSQKYNLVWDKLLNLNIFPKEVAQKEIAYYLTKQQPFGLPLDSRKTYTKSDWIIWTATLADRPTDFETLIAPVLKFANESPDRVPLNDWHETTNGTKVGFQARSVVGGYFIKLLQAKRLK is encoded by the coding sequence ATGCTTCCTCTATCAGCCACTTCGCAGCCAGGCACTACGCGTAGGGTCGCGCTCAATCCGCCAGCAACACCCCTGATTACCATTGATCCCTATACCAGCATCTGGTCGTTTGGCAGTCAACTCAACGCCGACGTTACCCGCCACTGGACCGGCCAGCCGCACCAGCTCAACGGCTTGATTCGGGTTGATGGGCAAACGTTCCGGTTCATGGGCAATCCAACGTTTGCCGGGCAAACGCTAATGGCGTCGGCGCAGCGGCAAGCATATCAGGCTCGCTATGTGACCGATAAACCTCTTACCGACAACTGGACTAAACCCGATTTCGATGATAGCCAATGGGCCACCGGGCGCGGCACTTTCGGTAGTCGGGATAGTGACCCAACCAAGTGGACAACGCCCGATATCTACGTCCGGCGCGTGGTCGAACTCGATCAGGTGCCGGATGGCCGATTGTTGGTGTCGGCTATTCAGAACGACAATTATGAACTGTTTATAAACGGCGAACGGGTTGCCAAAGCGTCGGGGGTTTCGCCCGATTATCGGTTAACGCCCACCAATCGCAACGTGTCGGAGGTGCTTCGGAAAGGTAAAAACGTGATTGCGTTTCATAGCCAAAATTTCGCTGGTCCGGGTTTTGTGGATATTGGTCTGGTAGAAGAACGGCCAATGGGTTTTAAAACCGCTACGCAGACGAACCGGCAGATGAACGCTACCCAGTCGGAATTTACGTTTACGGCTGCTGGTATCGAACTGGTCATCACGTTCACGGCTCCGTTGCTGATGGATAATCTGGACGTGCTGTCGCGGCCTGTGCAGTACATTAGCTACCGTGCTCGGTCTACCGATGGCAAAACGCACGATGTTCAGCTATATACCGACGCATCGGCAGAATTAGCCGTGAATACGCCCAATCAGTTAGTGACGTGGCAGCGAGGCCGTACAACCGCCCCCGGCCCGCAACTCGATTATATGCGCGTTGGTACTGTTGACCAGAAGGTATTGGGCCGTAAAGGCGACGATGTTCGCATCGACTGGGGGCACATGTACCTTGCCTCGGCGGTGGAACCGGGTACGAGTCGGCGGATTGGTTCATTGGCGAGTACACTCAACCAATTTGAGCGCGAAGGCCGCGTAACCGACCTCCACGAGCGAATGCCACGCGTGGTGAGCGATAGTTTGCCGGTGCTGGCAACGAGTATGAACCTCGGCAATGTGGGCGAAAAAACCGTAAGTCGACACATGCTCATAGGGTACGATGATGTAAAGTCGGTCGAGTTTTTCGGGCAACCGCTCAATGCATGGTGGCGTCGGTCTGGCGACAAATCGATGGAGCAGGCATTGCAGGACGCCGAAACCGATTACGCCAAACTGCGGGCAAAATGTGATGCGTTCGATAAACAACTCTACAACGACGCCCTGGCGGCTGGTGGCCCAACGTATGCCGAATTGTGTGTGCTGACCTATCGGCAGGCCATTGCAGCCCACAAATTAGTGGCCGGTCCGAAAGGCGAAGCTTTTTTCTTCTCAAAAGAAAATTTTTCGAATGGTTCCATCGGCACCGTCGACGTTACGTACCCGTCGGCTCCGCTATTTCTGTTGTATAACCCTACCTTGCTGAAGGGAATGCTGGAACCAATTTTCCAGTATTCAGAAAGTGGACGCTGGACCAAGCCTTTTGCCGCCCACGACGTGGGTACGTACCCGCTGGCAAACGGGCAGACTTACGGCGAAGATATGCCCGTGGAAGAATGCGGTAATATGCTGGTACTAACGGCGGCTATTGCGGCTGTTGAAGGCAATGCCAACTACGCCCGCCAACACTGGCCCACGCTCACCACCTGGACTAATTACCTGATTGAGAATGGGTTTGATCCGACAAATCAGCTTTGCACTGACGATTTTGCCGGACACATCGCCCGGAACGCCAACCTGTCGATCAAAGCTATTATGGGCATCGCGAGCTACGGGTATCTGGCCGGAAAAATGGGTGATAAGGCTACTGAAAAGAAGCACATCGATCTGGCCCGTGAGTTGGCCCGTAAATGGATGAAACTGGCCGACAACGGCGATCACTACTCCCTGACGTTTGAAAACCCAGGCACCTGGAGCCAGAAGTACAACTTGGTCTGGGATAAACTGCTGAACCTGAACATCTTCCCGAAAGAAGTGGCGCAGAAAGAAATAGCCTATTACCTGACTAAGCAGCAGCCCTTTGGTTTACCCTTAGACAGTCGTAAAACCTACACCAAATCAGACTGGATTATCTGGACAGCTACACTCGCTGACCGCCCGACCGATTTTGAGACGCTGATTGCGCCCGTACTGAAGTTTGCAAACGAAAGCCCCGACCGCGTGCCACTCAACGACTGGCACGAAACTACCAACGGCACTAAAGTTGGTTTTCAGGCCCGGTCGGTTGTTGGTGGGTACTTCATCAAACTGTTGCAGGCAAAGAGATTAAAGTAA